One genomic window of Methanosarcina acetivorans C2A includes the following:
- a CDS encoding class I SAM-dependent methyltransferase, translated as MSKPKSVWEEFFTGKRSGGHRSSAEEFISKEAREKLFHLDGGKTLLDFGCGAGELLVYYALEYERLVGADFSESMLDEASKRIRARKCENITLILADDKTVWEKLDFSFDRITAAGVIQYLTYEEVDNFISNASEHLNKGGKIVLFDLLDPRLYPLWKIGYFSRNFGCRTLFCKIGFEAFTVVSASLKNRPRDILGYAHKPCTIEKIANKHGFKMEYVQSMYYEYKYHAIMSRE; from the coding sequence ATGTCGAAACCAAAATCTGTCTGGGAAGAGTTCTTTACAGGTAAGAGAAGCGGTGGCCACAGGTCTTCGGCTGAGGAGTTCATTTCCAAGGAGGCCAGGGAAAAACTCTTCCATCTGGATGGAGGGAAAACACTTCTTGACTTTGGTTGTGGGGCCGGTGAGCTTCTGGTTTATTATGCACTCGAATATGAAAGGCTTGTGGGTGCCGATTTTTCCGAATCGATGCTTGATGAAGCAAGTAAAAGAATCAGGGCCAGAAAGTGTGAAAATATAACTTTAATCCTTGCTGACGATAAAACTGTCTGGGAAAAGCTTGATTTCTCCTTTGACCGAATAACTGCAGCCGGAGTGATCCAGTACCTCACATATGAAGAAGTTGATAATTTTATTTCCAATGCATCTGAGCATCTTAATAAGGGAGGTAAAATAGTACTTTTTGACTTACTGGACCCTCGCTTATACCCGTTATGGAAAATAGGGTACTTCTCACGAAATTTTGGGTGCCGTACACTCTTTTGCAAAATAGGATTTGAAGCTTTCACTGTTGTATCCGCGAGCTTAAAAAATCGCCCGAGAGATATTCTAGGATATGCTCATAAACCCTGTACGATAGAAAAGATTGCAAATAAACA
- a CDS encoding ArsR/SmtB family transcription factor: protein MSYCCPADPEKKKEWEEKMLQEVDFLDNDIKKASEVFSALGHPIRLKIAYFLSQRDHCVCELRFKLNERQNLVSHHLAIMKNCGIVEAYNSSKWRFYRLKPEFANILQLVKQIEDCKTNAGEKKE, encoded by the coding sequence ATGAGCTATTGCTGCCCTGCAGACCCCGAGAAAAAAAAGGAATGGGAAGAGAAAATGCTCCAGGAAGTAGATTTTCTGGACAATGACATTAAAAAAGCCAGTGAAGTATTCAGCGCTCTCGGGCATCCGATAAGACTGAAAATTGCTTATTTTCTATCTCAGCGAGATCACTGTGTTTGTGAACTGAGATTTAAATTAAACGAGAGGCAGAACCTGGTTTCTCATCACCTGGCAATTATGAAAAACTGCGGGATCGTCGAAGCCTATAACAGTTCAAAATGGCGGTTCTACAGATTGAAACCTGAATTCGCAAATATTTTGCAGCTTGTAAAACAAATTGAAGATTGTAAAACAAATGCAGGAGAAAAAAAGGAATAA
- a CDS encoding carboxymuconolactone decarboxylase family protein has translation MSFLNEMLPETAEAFGQMRNSIFKDGFLDLKTKELIAIASSVLMRCQFCVDVHSQRAAAAGAAKEEIAEAISVAMFVAAGSQIGWTNVYGENVYDKIFEKDGEEEDCCCCCED, from the coding sequence GTGTCATTTTTAAACGAAATGTTGCCTGAAACTGCTGAAGCTTTCGGGCAGATGAGAAATTCAATTTTCAAAGACGGTTTTCTTGACCTCAAAACAAAAGAGTTGATCGCCATTGCCTCTTCGGTGCTCATGCGCTGTCAGTTCTGTGTCGATGTACACTCTCAGAGGGCTGCTGCTGCGGGAGCTGCAAAAGAAGAAATTGCCGAAGCCATATCAGTTGCAATGTTTGTTGCTGCAGGGTCACAAATTGGATGGACGAACGTGTATGGTGAAAATGTATACGATAAGATTTTTGAAAAGGATGGAGAAGAAGAGGACTGCTGTTGTTGCTGTGAGGATTGA
- a CDS encoding GNAT family N-acetyltransferase produces MELKYVVREGEISDLHKVVALYRTVASRSGGIAREADEVTEAYVRSFIEKSLESGIILTVENPEKPDTLIAEVHTYKPGIKVFAHIFSDLTIAVHPDYQGKWIGKLLFGTLLQETISKHSEVMRVELLVRESNKRAIEFYEKFGFNIEGRLENRICDKTGKLEADIPMGWTFSACWQQV; encoded by the coding sequence ATGGAACTAAAATACGTTGTCAGGGAAGGTGAAATTTCGGATCTGCACAAAGTTGTGGCCCTTTACAGGACTGTTGCATCCCGTTCAGGTGGAATCGCAAGGGAAGCCGATGAAGTTACAGAAGCATACGTCAGAAGCTTCATTGAAAAAAGTCTTGAATCGGGTATTATCCTGACAGTTGAGAACCCCGAAAAGCCTGACACTCTCATTGCAGAGGTCCATACTTATAAGCCCGGAATAAAAGTTTTTGCCCATATCTTCAGTGACCTGACAATTGCTGTACATCCTGATTATCAGGGAAAATGGATAGGGAAACTTCTCTTCGGGACCCTTTTGCAGGAAACAATATCAAAGCACTCTGAGGTAATGAGAGTCGAACTTCTCGTAAGGGAAAGCAATAAAAGGGCTATTGAATTCTATGAGAAGTTCGGTTTTAATATTGAAGGCCGGCTTGAAAACAGGATTTGCGATAAAACAGGGAAACTGGAGGCGGATATCCCTATGGGATGGACCTTTTCTGCATGCTGGCAGCAGGTTTGA
- a CDS encoding DEAD/DEAH box helicase: protein MEKLAKFKALGLSDSTLKALKKKGFEEPTPIQEKVIPLFLKGESDIIGQAQTGTGKTTAFGAPIIEKIPEKSGYVQAIILTPTRELAIQVSEELNSIKGDKKLHVVPIYGGQSMTQQLRVLKSGVDIVVGTPGRIIDHLERKSLDLEHIAYFVLDEADEMLNMGFIDDIKEILKATGPDKRMLFFSATMPKPILGIVKKYMQNYEHVTIEKEELAAKLTEQIYFEVQENDKFEALSRIIDIEDEFYGLVFCRTKTDTGQLAQKLSDRGYEADALHGDLSQQEREKILNKFRKQKINVLVATDVAARGIDIMDLTHVINYSLPQDPESYVHRIGRTGRAGKQGTAITFVTSTEFRRLTYIKKTSKSEMKKGRIPEIKDVIKAKRARVKAELEETIKTEEYGDCLEMSERLLEEYPAEKILAALLKYTFKEKFDESMYTEISSPSSYVDRKGKTRLFIAMGKADGMSPEKLSYFIQEELGDSELKVRDAEIFPHFSFVTLPFAQAEALLEIFKNKRRGRKPFVELAQKSKGRSLKGSNNGRSNGRPRNPSRPRNTKK, encoded by the coding sequence ATGGAAAAATTAGCAAAATTTAAGGCGCTTGGGCTCTCGGACAGTACATTGAAAGCCCTCAAAAAGAAAGGTTTCGAAGAACCAACCCCGATTCAGGAAAAAGTCATCCCTCTTTTTTTGAAAGGAGAATCTGATATTATAGGACAGGCTCAGACAGGAACAGGAAAAACAACCGCTTTCGGAGCCCCCATTATAGAAAAAATCCCTGAAAAATCAGGATACGTTCAGGCAATAATCCTGACTCCTACAAGGGAACTTGCAATTCAGGTTTCAGAGGAGCTCAACTCCATAAAAGGAGACAAAAAGCTTCACGTCGTGCCGATTTACGGCGGGCAGTCCATGACCCAGCAGCTCCGCGTACTGAAGAGCGGAGTGGACATTGTCGTAGGGACCCCCGGAAGGATCATCGATCACCTCGAAAGAAAGAGCCTGGACCTCGAACATATCGCGTATTTCGTACTTGACGAAGCTGACGAAATGCTGAACATGGGTTTCATTGACGATATTAAGGAAATCTTAAAGGCAACAGGTCCTGATAAAAGGATGCTCTTCTTTTCAGCCACAATGCCAAAGCCAATTCTTGGAATCGTCAAGAAGTATATGCAGAACTACGAGCATGTTACAATTGAGAAAGAGGAGCTTGCAGCAAAGCTGACCGAACAGATCTATTTCGAGGTTCAGGAAAACGACAAGTTTGAAGCTCTCAGCAGAATCATCGATATCGAAGACGAATTCTACGGGCTCGTTTTCTGCCGGACAAAGACCGACACCGGCCAGCTTGCCCAGAAACTCAGCGACAGAGGCTATGAAGCCGATGCCCTGCACGGAGACCTCTCCCAGCAGGAAAGGGAAAAAATCCTGAACAAGTTCAGGAAGCAGAAGATAAACGTTCTTGTCGCAACCGATGTTGCAGCAAGAGGTATCGATATCATGGATCTGACCCATGTTATCAACTATTCCCTGCCCCAGGACCCTGAGTCTTACGTGCACAGGATAGGAAGGACCGGAAGGGCAGGCAAACAGGGAACTGCTATCACCTTTGTTACATCCACCGAGTTCAGGCGGCTCACTTACATAAAAAAGACCTCAAAGTCCGAAATGAAGAAAGGTCGCATCCCCGAAATAAAAGATGTAATTAAAGCCAAAAGGGCGAGAGTAAAAGCCGAACTCGAAGAGACCATAAAGACAGAAGAATACGGGGACTGCCTCGAAATGAGTGAAAGGCTCCTTGAGGAATACCCCGCAGAGAAAATCCTGGCTGCCCTTTTGAAATACACTTTCAAAGAAAAGTTCGACGAAAGTATGTATACGGAGATTTCCAGCCCCAGCTCCTATGTCGACAGGAAAGGAAAAACCAGGCTCTTCATAGCCATGGGAAAAGCCGATGGCATGAGTCCGGAAAAACTTTCATACTTTATTCAGGAAGAACTTGGAGACAGCGAACTTAAAGTGAGGGATGCAGAGATTTTCCCTCACTTCTCCTTTGTAACCCTGCCCTTTGCCCAGGCTGAAGCTCTGCTCGAAATCTTTAAAAACAAAAGAAGAGGCAGAAAACCCTTTGTGGAACTTGCCCAGAAATCAAAAGGAAGAAGCCTAAAAGGTTCTAACAACGGGCGTAGCAACGGCAGACCAAGAAATCCCAGCAGACCAAGAAATACGAAAAAATAA